From the genome of Tsukamurella pulmonis:
CCCGCACGGCGGGCGACGGCGTCGTGCCCGCGCACCGACCGCCCCTCGAGACCGGAGATCGGGAACTCCTCGACGAGCCCCTCCGGCACCTCGCCGCCGGCGATGGTGACGGCACGCTCGGCGTCCGCGAGCGTGGTGTCCAGGCGGTGTCCGACGCCCGCCAGGGCGACGCGCTTGCCCGAGAGCGCGCTGGCGCCGTAGGGCCGCGAGCCCCAGTCGATGACGTTCTTGAGCACGGCGCTGAGGGTGCCGTTGTTGGGCGGGGCGAGCAGCAGCAGGGCGTCGGC
Proteins encoded in this window:
- a CDS encoding NAD(P)H-dependent oxidoreductase; this translates as MSDITVLAVVGSLRSSSLNRELAEVAVANAPEGVRVEIAEGIAEVPFYNEDIDGETAPAAAAALRDRIAAADALLLLAPPNNGTLSAVLKNVIDWGSRPYGASALSGKRVALAGVGHRLDTTLADAERAVTIAGGEVPEGLVEEFPISGLEGRSVRGHDAVARRAGDLLERLVAPVR